The Pseudomonas oryzicola genomic sequence CCTCGAAGGGGAAATCCACGCCGTAGCCGGCGGTCTGCCAATAAGGCGGGTCCATGTAGAAGAACGTGTGTGCTCGATCGTAGCGCTCGGCGCAGGCGAGCCAGGACAGGTTCTCGACGTAGGTGCCGGCGAGTCGCTGCCACGCGGCGGATAGGTTTTCCTCGATACGCAACAGATTGATGGCCGGCCCGGTGGTCGCGGTACCGAACGTCTGCCCGGTGACTTTGCCACCGAAAGCGTGCTGCTGCAGGTAGAAGAACCGGGCAGCACGTTGGATGTCCGTCAGCGTTTCGGGACGGGTCATCTTCTGCCATTCGAAGATCTGACGGGAACTGAGCGCCCACTTGAACTGGCGCACGAACTCCTCCAAGTGGTTCTGCACAACGCGGTAAAGAATGACCAGGTCACCGTTGAGATCGTTCAGCACCTCCACCGGGGCGGGCTGGGGACGCATGAAGTACAACGCGGCTCCGCCGGCGAAGACTTCGACATAGCATTCATGAGGGGGGAATAGAGGGATCAAGCGGTCGGCCAGGCGGCGTTTGCCACCCATCCAGGGGATGATTGGAGAGGTCATAGGTATGCAAGTCTTTACTGTATGGATAAACAGGTGTTAGGCTCGCCGCGCTTTGTGCACAAGGCAGAGGCCACGGCTGGACTTGCAGGAAGGGTCTGCGGGTTCGGCGGGCCGGGCTGGATGTTGGCGCATCCACCCGGCTCGCCTCTTTTCACTTGGTG encodes the following:
- a CDS encoding DNA adenine methylase, with translation MTSPIIPWMGGKRRLADRLIPLFPPHECYVEVFAGGAALYFMRPQPAPVEVLNDLNGDLVILYRVVQNHLEEFVRQFKWALSSRQIFEWQKMTRPETLTDIQRAARFFYLQQHAFGGKVTGQTFGTATTGPAINLLRIEENLSAAWQRLAGTYVENLSWLACAERYDRAHTFFYMDPPYWQTAGYGVDFPFEEYERMADFMRRCKGRVMVSINDHPDIRRAFDGFHFECLDIRYSNTNQRQGKADVTGELVIMNWDPAPLGQLF